One region of Primulina tabacum isolate GXHZ01 chromosome 17, ASM2559414v2, whole genome shotgun sequence genomic DNA includes:
- the LOC142530903 gene encoding uncharacterized protein LOC142530903 produces MGQGEETKTRPDPNIEIQERGEIFFFCRPKVEKEEAHGPEEVQRLYLVLRPESGERPVECKQEGDKKDSPSGGHGSQEVNIEKQLLLRLIAMGRKTLPDTSKKSRPYWGFVEMVTTKIEDLKNALQGGEYDTATRGHRHKPDARAAAGAGVYRILRHKTHTHLVYKLEQPDEEKEAFNIASEASFLLQIKNPDQQGSSSGFRGLQSKKKAAFPAHIQGLFGHRRFHSADPPDFLNYEGCEILLISASDDLDEELGLELKTEQHECSDLMDMLGDAGYPRPLLEGTWA; encoded by the exons ATGGGACAAGGAGAGGAAACAAAGACCAGGCCCGACCCGAATATCGAGATTCAG GAAAGAGGCGAAATATTCTTCTTTTGCAGGCCTAAAGTAGAGAAGGAAGAAGCACATGGGCCTGAAGAAGTACAGCGTTTGTACTTGGTTCTCCGACCAGAATCTGGGGAAAGACCCGTTGAATGTAAACAAGAAGGCGATAAGAAGGATTCTCCGAGCGGTGGACATGGCAGCCAG GAAGTAAACATCGAGAAACAACTTCTGCTGCGACTCATTGCGATGGGCCGTAAAACTCTTCCAGATACCAGCAAGAAGAGTAGGCCGTATTGGGGCTTTGTTGAGATGGTCACAACTAAAATTGAAGACCTTAAGAATGCTCTCCAAGGAG GAGAATATGATACTGCAACAAGAGGTCATAGGCACAAACCCGATGCGAGGGCGGCGGCAGGAGCAGGCGTATATCGGATCCTAAGGCACAAGACGCACACACATTTGGTTTACAAGCTTGAACAGCCAGACGAGGAAAAGGAAGCCTTCAATATAGCTTCAGAAGCATCGTTCCTCCTGCAGATAAAGAACCCTGACCAGCAGGGTTCTTCTTCCGGATTCAGAGGGCTGCAGAGCAAGAAGAAAGCAGCATTTCCTGCCCACATACAGGGCTTATTCGGACATCGGCGCTTTCATTCAGCAGACCCTCCTGATTTCCTCAACTATGAAGGATGTGAGATTCTACTTATATCCGCATCCGATGACCTGGATGAAGAGCTGGGACTGGAGTTGAAAACTGAACAGCACGAGTGCTCTGATCTAATGGATATGTTGGGGGACGCTGGTTACCCTCGTCCCTTGCTTGAAGGCACTTGGGCCTGA
- the LOC142530905 gene encoding uncharacterized protein LOC142530905 has product MERLPTTVSEDSESKKKKRGRMPSPQELVSHYEKQGMENQQASLKVIQDLQTALFRMITANRTRKPADSKLDAVHSRLLNLEMKLDSKPSYPQALALGVASAGIWNGAVQLWNLVRRATDSS; this is encoded by the coding sequence ATGGAGAGATTACCGACAACAGTTTCCGAGGATAGCGAGAGCAAGAAGAAGAAGAGAGGTAGAATGCCCAGCCCCCAAGAGCTGGTGTCTCACTACGAGAAGCAGGGGATGGAGAATCAGCAGGCTTCGCTCAAGGTCATTCAGGATCTGCAGACTGCCCTCTTCAGAATGATCACCGCCAATCGCACGCGCAAGCCTGCCGATTCCAAGCTCGACGCCGTCCACTCCCGCCTGCTGAACCTCGAGATGAAGCTAGATTCCAAGCCTAGTTACCCTCAAGCGCTGGCTCTAGGCGTCGCCTCCGCAGGCATTTGGAATGGCGCCGTCCAGCTATGGAATTTGGTTCGCCGGGCTACAGATTCCTCCTAG
- the LOC142532033 gene encoding pollen receptor-like kinase 4 → MVRGAAHPVRPCPKTISKKLCLSFLIIVVVILQLQVASNAQGIEDASISALIKFKSSLENVEPFLANWDPSISHPCSGNRGNWKGVLCFNGYVWGLQLENMNLRGKIDVDSLVPLRYLRTLSFMNNSFDGQMPDWRKLGALKSLFLSDNQFSGQIPEDAFKGMSYLKKVYMANNKFTGHIPASIESPKLRELSLQDNQFTGNIPPISSKHLKLFNVSNNQLEGSIPAPLMKFGPSSFSGNKALCGKPLDSKCEPPPAPPPDLEPSLGSPPPSGQITSTPIAAKDNKPSPARIAIIVVSALVGLFLIILLLLLCQRNRESQTPRLGVEKSVPVTTVEPVGDMKENGNLPKRAEPQAGKLSFVRDDREKFDLQDLMRASAEVLGSGNFGASYKAVLVEGEALVVKRFKQMNTVAKEDFHEHMRRLGRLKHPNLLPLVAYLYRKEEKLLVFDYVYNGSLASHLHGKRSHEPCLSWPIRLNIIKGVAQGLAYLHRELPSLTVPHAHLKSSNVLLDKFFNPVLMDYSLVPVVNPGQVQDILVAYKSPEYAQHGTTSKKTDVWCLGILILEILTGKLVAKYLSQGSEPYGANLAGWIDGIVSNSSNTEVFDKEIKDHGCIPQMEKLLKIGIACCEEDEDKRWDLEEALGQIQQLQEH, encoded by the exons ATGGTGAGGGGCGCGGCTCATCCTGTGCGCCCGTGCCCGAAAACGATATCCAAAAAGCTTTGTTTGTCCTTCTTGATTATTGTAGTCGTCATCTTGCAGCTTCAGGTGGCCAGTAATGCACAAGGAATTGAAGATGCATCCATATCTGCTCTCATCAAGTTCAAAAGCTCCCTGGAAAATGTGGAGCCGTTTCTTGCCAACTGGGATCCATCCATATCACATCCATGTTCAGGAAACCGTGGAAACTGGAAAGGTGTTCTATGCTTCAATGGCTACGTGTGGGGATTGCAACTTGAAAACATGAACCTCAGGGGGAAAATTGATGTGGATTCTCTTGTCCCTCTGCGTTATTTGCGGACCCTTAGCTTTATGAACAACAGCTTCGATGGGCAAATGCCAGATTGGAGGAAGCTTGGCGCTCTCAAGTCCTTGTTCTTGTCCGACAATCAGTTTTCGGGTCAGATACCGGAGGACGCTTTCAAGGGTATGAGCTATTTGAAGAAAGTTTATATGGCAAACAACAAGTTCACAGGCCATATCCCTGCATCCATTGAATCCCCTAAACTCAGAGAGTTGAGTCTCCAGGACAACCAATTCACGGGCAACATACCGCCAATCAGCTCAAAGCATCTCAAACTCTTCAATGTATCTAACAATCAATTGGAGGGTTCAATCCCTGCTCCACTAATGAAATTCGGTCCCAGCTCCTTTTCAG GCAACAAAGCACTGTGCGGGAAGCCTCTAGACTCAAAATGCGAGCCACCCCCAGCCCCCCCACCAGATTTGGAGCCATCTCTCGGCTCTCCTCCTCCTTCAGGTCAAATTACTAGCACCCCAATTGCTGCTAAAGATAACAAGCCATCTCCCGCTCGAATTGCAATAATTGTGGTGTCAGCCTTAGTGGGGTTGTTTCTCATCATATTGCTGCTCCTCTTGTGCCAGCGAAACCGTGAGAGCCAAACACCACGATTGGGGGTGGAAAAGAGCGTGCCAGTGACGACAGTGGAGCCTGTCGGTGACATGAAAGAAAACGGAAACCTTCCCAAAAGAGCTGAACCACAAGCAGGTAAGCTGTCTTTTGTTAGAGACGATAGAGAAAAGTTTGACTTGCAAGACTTGATGAGAGCATCGGCCGAGGTGTTGGGAAGTGGCAACTTTGGGGCATCTTACAAGGCAGTATTGGTGGAGGGGGAGGCGCTGGTGGTGAAGAGGTTCAAGCAAATGAATACAGTAGCCAAGGAAGACTTCCACGAGCACATGAGAAGGCTAGGCCGACTCAAACACCCCAATCTTCTGCCGCTCGTCGCCTACTTGTATCGCAAAGAAGAGAAGTTACTGGTCTTCGACTATGTGTACAACGGAAGCTTGGCTTCGCATCTTCATGGAAAACGTTCTCACGAGCCATGTCTCAGCTGGCCAATCCGGTTAAACATCATAAAAGGAGTGGCGCAGGGGCTGGCTTATCTTCACAGAGAGCTTCCAAGTCTAACTGTGCCTCACGCACACCTCAAATCCTCAAACGTACTTCTGGACAAGTTCTTCAACCCCGTGCTCATGGACTACTCCCTGGTGCCTGTGGTAAACCCCGGCCAAGTACAAGATATCCTAGTGGCCTACAAGTCTCCGGAATATGCCCAACACGGCACGACCTCGAAGAAAACAGATGTTTGGTGTTTAGGGATTTTGATATTGGAGATATTGACAGGCAAGTTGGTGGCCAAGTATCTGTCCCAAGGATCCGAACCATATGGCGCGAACTTAGCCGGATGGATCGATGGCATTGTAAGCAATAGCAGCAACACAGAAGTTTTCGACAAAGAGATCAAGGATCACGGATGTATACCGCAAATGGAGAAGCTTTTGAAGATTGGAATAGCATGCTGTGAAGAGGATGAGGACAAAAGATGGGATTTGGAGGAGGCACTTGGCCAGATCCAACAGCTTCAAGAACATTGA